GGCGTTCACCACGGCGATGTCCACGCCGCCCCACGTCCGGACGACGGCCTCCACGCCCCGGGAAACCGAGGCCGGGTCCGTCACGTCGAGGGGAACGCCGATAACGCGGTCTGCGAACCCCGCCCTCAGCTCGTCCACCAGGCCGTCGAGGGCGGAGCCGGGCAAGTCAGTTGCGGCCACGTGGCACCCCTCCTTGAGAAGCCCGCGGCATATGCCGGAGCCGATGGCCCCAGCCGCACCGGTGACGAGTGCGACGTGGCCGCTAAGGGGAAGCTCTTTCTCCCGGGAAGCGAGCTTCGCGCGCTGGAACAGGTTGTACTCCATGTCGAAAAGATGCTCTTCCGGCAGTCCCCGGTAAGAACCCATCGCCGCGATGCGGCTTTTGGCCGCGAGGGTGCGGGCCGTGATGTCCGAAGCGATGGCGGCTTCGGAAGAATCCCCGCCCGCGCACAGCGCCCCGAGTCCCGGAAGCAGTACCACGCGGGGCATGGAATCGGAGCGAGAAATTTCCTTCTTCGTCCGCTTGGCGTTCCGGGCAACGTACGCGTCGTATTCTTTCGCGTAGCCGGCGACCGCCTCGGAGAGTTGTTTCTTAAGCGCCCCGGGATCGCCGTAGGCGGGCGCGTCGATCCAAAGGGGAAAGGCCTTCGTGAAAATCAGGTGGTCGGGCGTGAGCGGCGGAGAGAGCACGATCTCCTTGCCGCGCTCCGAGTCCACGAGGCTCAGAACCTCGCGGTCGAGGAGCGGCCGGAGGATAACGCGGCGGTAGGGCCTGTCGGGATTCTTCAACGGCCGGGCCAGAAGTCCCCGAAGGACGGGGGCCGTCTCGCCCAGCCGCTCCTGCGCCGCTTCGAGGGACGTAGAAGTCTTGAAAGAAGGCGCGGCGTGCTTCGCAAGATATTTCTCGGCCCGAGTCACAAGGGAAATCATCTTGTCGTAAGACTCCCGCGCCGTCTCCCCCCAGGTCACGATGCCGTGGTGCATCCAGACCATGCCCGCGGCCTTCGGGTTTTTCTCGAAGGCGGCCGCGGCCTTTTTGGCGAGCTCGAAGCCGGCCCGGACGTAGCCCAGCACGATCACCTCTTTCCCCAGCGCGTCCCGGAGAATTTTCTCGCCGCCGGACTGATTCGTCAGAGCAAGAATCGCGTCGGGGTGGGCGTGGTCGATGTACTTGGGAGGCAGGAAGGCATGCACCAGCGCCTCGATGGACGGCGTGGGGGACTGGAAATGGAGAAGGCGGGAGCGGAGCTCGCCGAGCATGGCGTCGTCCGACAGCTCCGGCAGGGCGCGCAGCTTCCGAAGCGGCTCGAGAGCCATTCCCGGATGATCCTCGGGCTCGGCCCGCGACATGTCGCAACCGGAAGCCTTGACGAAGACGGCGGGAACGCTCTCGCCCAGGAGGTCGGTGTGCGTGCTTTTGACCGAGGTGTTTCCCCCGCCGTGGAGCACGAGGCCTTCCTCACCGCCGAGCAGGCGGCTGGAGTAAGTTCTCAGCGCGAGGTCCGTCCCCCACCGGGCGCCGTAGCGCTCGGTGAATTCGGACGCCTCGCGTTCCGACCACTTGTTTTCCATCTGTCCCTTCGGGTTTACCGCCCCTTCTTCTTCCCCGCCGTCTTCCGCTTCACGGTAAGGTAGAAATCGTGTGCCTTGTCGGGTTTTTCCCCTTTGTGGACGACCTTCCGCACCGCCTGGATCATGGCGGCGGGGGCCTCGGACTGGAAAATGTTCCGGCCCATGTCCACACCCAGCGCCCCTTCCTGCACCGCGGCGGAGGCGAACTTCAGGGCGTCGAGCTCCGGCACCTTCTTTCCGCCCGCGACGACGATGGGAACGGGACAGGACGCCGCGACGGTCTCGAACCCCTCGTACACGTAGTACGTCTTGACGTAGGAGGCCCCCAGCTCGGCGCACATCCGGCACGCC
The DNA window shown above is from Acidobacteriota bacterium and carries:
- a CDS encoding bifunctional aldolase/short-chain dehydrogenase translates to MENKWSEREASEFTERYGARWGTDLALRTYSSRLLGGEEGLVLHGGGNTSVKSTHTDLLGESVPAVFVKASGCDMSRAEPEDHPGMALEPLRKLRALPELSDDAMLGELRSRLLHFQSPTPSIEALVHAFLPPKYIDHAHPDAILALTNQSGGEKILRDALGKEVIVLGYVRAGFELAKKAAAAFEKNPKAAGMVWMHHGIVTWGETARESYDKMISLVTRAEKYLAKHAAPSFKTSTSLEAAQERLGETAPVLRGLLARPLKNPDRPYRRVILRPLLDREVLSLVDSERGKEIVLSPPLTPDHLIFTKAFPLWIDAPAYGDPGALKKQLSEAVAGYAKEYDAYVARNAKRTKKEISRSDSMPRVVLLPGLGALCAGGDSSEAAIASDITARTLAAKSRIAAMGSYRGLPEEHLFDMEYNLFQRAKLASREKELPLSGHVALVTGAAGAIGSGICRGLLKEGCHVAATDLPGSALDGLVDELRAGFADRVIGVPLDVTDPASVSRGVEAVVRTWGGVDIAVVNAGAAAVASLAEMDVEKFRKLERVNVEGALLVLREVARHFELQGTGGDVILVSTKNVFAPGAKFGAYSATKAAAHQLGRIASLELAPIGVRVNMVAPDAVFADGDRKSGLWQEVGPDRMRARGLDEKDLEEHYRNRNLLKARITADHVANAVLFFATRQTPTTGATLPVDGGLPDATPR